In Chitinibacter sp. SCUT-21, a single genomic region encodes these proteins:
- a CDS encoding EamA family transporter → MLSPRQKGLSLIILSAIAFGWMPIFGVWAYGSEQGGVNTQGLLLIRFSIAALVMLAVMCWRRGQWPRGRVLLGLVAMGGVGYVGQAFSYFSALQYGSAALAALLLYLYPVIVTLASACWFKEKLTRRTMAALLLACISLLLTIGPAGGQLSGVIFGLLAALIYSAYILAGSRLTPQTGALPAATVVMVSAALSLWLTTLWHQPSWPIGAHSWAATIAIALISTVIAIFSFLAGLDYLSASEASTLSTLEPVVSVLLAALILGEHLSLLQWIGGAGILLSALLIALSPAIPAPE, encoded by the coding sequence ATGCTCTCGCCCCGTCAAAAAGGCTTATCCCTAATTATCTTATCGGCCATTGCTTTTGGCTGGATGCCAATTTTTGGTGTCTGGGCGTATGGATCGGAGCAGGGGGGGGTGAATACCCAAGGGCTGCTACTGATTCGGTTTTCAATTGCCGCGCTGGTGATGTTGGCGGTGATGTGCTGGCGGCGCGGACAATGGCCACGCGGAAGGGTATTGCTGGGCTTGGTGGCGATGGGCGGAGTGGGTTATGTGGGGCAGGCGTTTAGCTATTTTTCAGCCCTGCAATATGGTTCGGCCGCCTTAGCGGCATTATTGCTGTACCTCTATCCGGTGATCGTAACCTTGGCCAGCGCGTGCTGGTTTAAAGAAAAACTAACGCGTCGAACAATGGCAGCACTGCTGCTGGCCTGCATCAGTCTATTGCTGACCATTGGGCCAGCCGGTGGGCAATTAAGCGGCGTGATTTTTGGCCTGCTCGCGGCGCTGATTTATTCGGCCTATATCTTGGCGGGCAGCCGTTTAACGCCGCAAACGGGCGCGCTGCCTGCGGCTACAGTCGTGATGGTGTCGGCGGCCTTGAGTTTGTGGTTAACGACCTTATGGCATCAACCCTCGTGGCCGATTGGTGCGCACAGCTGGGCAGCAACGATTGCGATTGCGCTGATTTCGACGGTGATTGCGATTTTTAGCTTTTTAGCGGGCTTGGATTATTTATCCGCCAGCGAAGCATCAACCTTGTCGACGCTAGAGCCCGTGGTTAGCGTGTTGTTAGCGGCGTTGATTTTGGGTGAGCATTTATCGCTGCTGCAATGGATAGGTGGTGCGGGTATATTACTTTCAGCTTTATTAATTGCGCTATCTCCAGCTATACCAGCCCCGGAATAA
- a CDS encoding globin domain-containing protein — protein MSITARQIQLVQNSFALVEPIAPQAAQMFYAKLFEYAPQVRPLFKKDLTAQGNMLMATIKVAVNGLNDLDKLVPVLHKLAERHVQYGVKDEHYTPVGNALLWTLKQGLGEKWTPELRQAWVDVFRLMATTMKNHVA, from the coding sequence ATGTCGATCACTGCCCGCCAAATTCAATTAGTACAAAACAGCTTTGCTTTGGTCGAACCAATTGCACCGCAAGCGGCGCAAATGTTTTATGCCAAATTATTTGAATACGCGCCGCAAGTTCGTCCTTTGTTTAAAAAAGATCTGACCGCGCAAGGCAATATGCTGATGGCGACGATTAAGGTGGCGGTGAATGGTTTAAACGATTTGGATAAATTGGTGCCGGTATTGCATAAACTGGCCGAACGCCATGTCCAATATGGGGTGAAAGACGAACATTACACGCCGGTGGGTAATGCGCTGTTGTGGACTTTAAAGCAAGGCTTGGGGGAGAAATGGACGCCTGAGTTGCGTCAGGCGTGGGTCGATGTCTTTCGCTTGATGGCAACGACAATGAAAAACCACGTAGCCTAA
- a CDS encoding S8 family serine peptidase — protein MQLTRSAMLVAGALASLALSAQAQTVDRVVVKLKSSPFMMRSMSADNVSQTVQAVAGNKAKHAFTMADGESHVLQLPKGLSDAELKAYIAKLQASGEFDEVEADVWMMPMGVAQPTDSLWNSLWGLQAVAPASNYGADFIGAWEYVTGTGVVVGVIDTGAVPHPDLGQLAPLSGNYVSSGYTFISDCYRAGTCDWTAGARTIAPFAGALDQGDWCTTADVTNRVCQRTETSSFHGSHVAGTIAALGYNGVGVIGGAYNAKILPVRVLGKGGGSAIDIADGIRWAAGIHPSIPNPNPAKVINMSLGGSAASCPSYYQAAINDATNAGAIVVVAGGNENRDASQATPANCANVITVAATGKAGEKASYSNFGSKITLAAPGGNGSTRITSTVNKSLDRVDLSANGAGYVGMNGTSMATPHVAAAVALMLNANPKLKFNDVVSLLKQSATAFPAGSTCNTSNCGSGILNAASAVRLAKQSAGDNTEPVITPKPPVVTPTPAPVVTPAPVITPKPPVVTPAPVTGCYTAWAEGKTYVAGDLVTYDGRNYRARSTHVAHIGANWNPKASITLWQDIGACTGGSSTPAPTTAPIQTPKPTVAPVPTPTVAPIQTAKPTTAPVITAAPTAAPSCPVWSSSSVYTAGKCVSFNGQVYTAKWWTTGEQPGASQWGPWALQANAVSKRK, from the coding sequence ATGCAATTAACCCGCAGCGCGATGCTCGTGGCTGGCGCACTTGCGTCATTGGCCCTGAGCGCCCAAGCGCAAACTGTCGACCGTGTCGTGGTGAAACTCAAATCATCACCGTTTATGATGCGTAGCATGAGTGCTGATAACGTCAGCCAAACCGTACAAGCCGTCGCCGGCAATAAAGCCAAGCATGCGTTCACCATGGCCGATGGCGAATCGCATGTATTGCAATTGCCGAAAGGCTTGTCAGACGCCGAGCTCAAAGCGTATATCGCAAAACTGCAAGCCAGTGGCGAATTTGACGAAGTGGAAGCCGACGTTTGGATGATGCCGATGGGCGTGGCGCAACCGACTGATAGCCTGTGGAATTCGCTCTGGGGTCTGCAAGCCGTTGCACCTGCGAGTAACTACGGCGCGGATTTTATCGGCGCTTGGGAATATGTGACTGGCACTGGTGTAGTCGTGGGCGTGATTGACACCGGCGCGGTACCGCACCCAGATCTCGGTCAACTTGCTCCACTGTCAGGCAACTACGTTTCTTCAGGTTATACCTTTATTTCTGATTGCTACCGCGCAGGCACGTGTGACTGGACTGCGGGTGCACGCACGATTGCACCATTTGCTGGCGCACTCGATCAAGGTGATTGGTGTACCACGGCCGATGTAACGAATCGCGTTTGCCAGCGCACTGAAACTAGCTCGTTCCACGGCTCTCACGTTGCTGGAACGATTGCCGCACTTGGTTACAACGGTGTCGGCGTGATTGGTGGCGCTTATAACGCCAAAATCTTGCCAGTACGTGTACTCGGTAAAGGCGGTGGCTCGGCCATTGATATTGCCGATGGTATCCGTTGGGCCGCAGGTATTCACCCTAGCATTCCAAATCCAAACCCTGCCAAAGTCATCAATATGAGTTTGGGTGGCAGCGCCGCCTCTTGCCCTAGCTACTACCAAGCCGCGATTAATGACGCGACCAATGCGGGCGCGATTGTGGTGGTTGCCGGTGGCAATGAAAACCGCGATGCATCACAAGCGACACCTGCCAACTGCGCGAACGTGATTACCGTTGCTGCAACCGGTAAAGCGGGTGAAAAGGCCAGCTATTCGAACTTTGGTAGCAAAATCACCTTGGCCGCGCCAGGTGGCAATGGCTCAACACGCATCACCTCTACCGTGAATAAGAGCTTGGATCGCGTTGATCTATCCGCCAATGGCGCGGGTTATGTCGGCATGAACGGCACTTCAATGGCAACGCCACACGTGGCTGCTGCGGTGGCGCTGATGCTGAACGCCAATCCAAAGCTAAAATTTAACGACGTGGTGAGCTTGCTCAAACAATCGGCAACCGCCTTCCCTGCGGGCAGCACGTGCAATACCAGCAATTGCGGCTCAGGGATTTTGAATGCCGCCAGCGCTGTGCGTTTGGCCAAGCAATCAGCGGGTGACAATACCGAACCCGTGATTACGCCAAAACCACCCGTGGTGACACCAACCCCAGCACCTGTGGTAACACCAGCCCCCGTCATCACACCGAAGCCACCGGTTGTGACACCAGCACCTGTTACTGGCTGCTACACCGCTTGGGCAGAAGGTAAAACGTATGTTGCTGGTGACTTAGTCACTTATGACGGACGTAACTACCGGGCTCGTAGCACTCACGTAGCGCATATTGGTGCCAATTGGAATCCAAAAGCCAGCATTACGCTGTGGCAAGATATCGGCGCGTGCACGGGGGGCTCTAGCACACCAGCACCAACCACCGCACCGATTCAAACGCCAAAACCAACCGTAGCGCCAGTACCGACGCCAACAGTTGCGCCAATTCAAACGGCAAAACCGACGACTGCCCCAGTCATCACTGCAGCACCAACGGCGGCACCAAGCTGCCCAGTGTGGAGCAGCTCTTCGGTTTACACCGCAGGCAAATGCGTGAGCTTTAACGGCCAAGTCTATACCGCTAAATGGTGGACAACGGGCGAGCAACCAGGCGCTTCACAATGGGGCCCTTGGGCATTGCAAGCTAATGCGGTGAGCAAACGTAAATAA
- the modA gene encoding molybdate ABC transporter substrate-binding protein, producing the protein MKTSWCMLLFALTTGAGAAEVKVAVASNFVAPLKQLAAEFEKSGGHQLQISSGATGKLFAQISNGAPFEVFLAADDEAPQRLIANGLAVKDTAFTYASGRLVLWRADGNTPNQTTLKTTPFKRLAIANPKVAPYGRAALEYLQSQGLSSVTEGRLVYGENIAQTLQFASSGNADLALVAASLVTMNGQITQGRGWLVPAQYHQPIKQDAVLLKKGQDNAAARAFLQYLQSGAAQKIIRQYGYQ; encoded by the coding sequence ATGAAAACGAGTTGGTGCATGCTGTTGTTCGCGTTGACAACCGGTGCGGGAGCGGCGGAGGTTAAAGTGGCGGTAGCGAGTAATTTTGTTGCGCCGCTCAAGCAACTGGCGGCCGAATTTGAAAAAAGCGGCGGCCATCAGCTGCAAATTTCCAGCGGTGCGACAGGTAAATTATTTGCGCAAATTAGCAATGGCGCGCCATTTGAGGTGTTTTTAGCGGCCGACGACGAAGCGCCGCAGCGCTTAATTGCCAATGGCTTGGCTGTTAAAGATACTGCCTTTACGTATGCATCTGGCCGCCTTGTGCTATGGCGCGCTGATGGCAATACCCCTAATCAAACTACCTTAAAAACCACGCCGTTTAAACGCTTGGCGATTGCAAACCCCAAAGTCGCGCCGTATGGCCGCGCGGCGCTGGAATATCTGCAATCGCAAGGCTTGAGCAGCGTGACCGAAGGCAGACTGGTGTACGGCGAAAACATCGCGCAAACGCTGCAATTTGCATCCAGCGGCAACGCCGATTTGGCCTTGGTTGCGGCATCGTTAGTGACGATGAACGGGCAAATTACCCAAGGCCGTGGCTGGCTCGTTCCGGCGCAATACCATCAACCCATTAAACAAGATGCGGTATTGCTGAAAAAAGGGCAGGATAATGCCGCAGCGCGTGCCTTTTTACAGTATTTACAATCGGGCGCAGCGCAAAAAATCATCCGGCAATATGGTTATCAATAA
- the modB gene encoding molybdate ABC transporter permease subunit, with product MWFSPEDIAAIGLTLKLAATTTLCLLVLATPLAWWLARSHSVRAKIVGAIVTLPLVLPPTVIGFYLLVALGPNSPVGQLTEALGIGLLPFTFWGLLIASIIYSLPFAVQPLQQAFAAIGARPLEVAATLRASPRDTFFSVVLPLARPGIITAAVMSFAHTVGEFGVVLMIGGNIPYETRVISVQIYDHVEALEYTQAHALSLAMLAFSFIVLFALHFFNKPAR from the coding sequence ATGTGGTTTAGCCCCGAAGACATCGCCGCGATTGGCCTAACGCTCAAACTCGCTGCAACGACAACGCTGTGCTTGCTCGTACTCGCCACGCCGCTGGCGTGGTGGCTCGCGCGCAGCCACAGCGTGCGCGCCAAAATTGTCGGCGCGATTGTCACTTTGCCGCTGGTGCTGCCGCCGACGGTGATTGGTTTTTACCTGCTCGTCGCGCTCGGCCCCAATAGCCCTGTGGGGCAATTGACCGAAGCGTTGGGCATTGGCCTGCTGCCGTTTACGTTTTGGGGCTTGCTGATCGCGTCGATTATTTATTCGCTGCCGTTTGCCGTCCAACCCTTGCAGCAAGCCTTTGCCGCGATTGGCGCACGCCCGCTGGAGGTCGCCGCCACCTTGCGCGCCTCGCCGCGCGATACGTTTTTCAGCGTGGTGTTGCCGCTGGCGCGGCCCGGCATCATCACCGCCGCGGTGATGAGTTTTGCGCATACGGTCGGCGAATTTGGCGTGGTACTGATGATAGGCGGTAATATCCCGTATGAAACGCGCGTGATCTCGGTGCAAATCTACGATCACGTCGAAGCCTTGGAATACACGCAAGCGCACGCCTTATCGCTAGCGATGTTGGCGTTCAGCTTTATCGTATTGTTTGCGCTGCATTTTTTTAATAAGCCTGCGCGCTAA
- a CDS encoding DUF2750 domain-containing protein produces MSTAEVEVSQFYREVAQTQTIWSIKDDVGFPAPIGGKGKRAMPFWSSKARAEEEIANVPSFKGFEPVAIAWEVFTQQMVPGMERDGLLAGVNWSSIRAVSVDVTPTELQTQVQAQQTAQ; encoded by the coding sequence ATGAGCACTGCCGAAGTAGAAGTTAGCCAGTTTTACCGCGAAGTCGCGCAAACCCAAACGATCTGGAGCATTAAAGACGACGTTGGCTTTCCTGCGCCGATAGGCGGCAAAGGCAAACGCGCGATGCCGTTTTGGTCATCGAAAGCGCGCGCCGAAGAAGAGATCGCGAATGTGCCCTCATTCAAAGGCTTTGAACCCGTGGCGATTGCGTGGGAGGTTTTCACGCAGCAAATGGTGCCCGGCATGGAGCGCGATGGTTTGCTGGCTGGCGTGAATTGGTCGTCGATCCGCGCCGTGTCGGTCGATGTAACGCCGACGGAATTGCAAACTCAAGTTCAGGCGCAGCAAACGGCGCAATAA
- the modC gene encoding molybdenum ABC transporter ATP-binding protein, with amino-acid sequence MTSDSASFLIKLNAQLDQFGLDIDLTLPARGVSVLFGPSGCGKTTVLRAIAGLAPQVRGVVNIAGEVWQDEARFVPPHLRGVGMVFQQPSLFAHLSVEQNLLFGLKRTPAEQRRIAPEQAIELLGIAHLLARKPALLSGGEQQRVAIARALLASPKLLLLDEPLAALDAPRKAELLPYLAKLNRELDLPMVYVTHAMDEVSQLADFLVLMNQGGVGMQGALSSVLSHPDIPSQFSDELSTIVDTHVVAIDEQFHLSTLAFGRDGACAQLHVPTKNHTVGQAQRLRVFARDISLAHSEHHDSSIVNRLPATILALIPTTHPAHLLVQLDVAGLTFIARITAYSQASLQLAVGQPVWAQIKAVALL; translated from the coding sequence ATGACTAGCGATTCGGCTTCGTTCCTGATCAAACTGAATGCACAGTTGGATCAATTCGGTCTCGATATTGATCTAACCTTGCCCGCGCGCGGCGTGTCGGTATTGTTCGGCCCGTCGGGTTGCGGCAAAACGACGGTGTTACGCGCGATTGCGGGGCTGGCGCCGCAGGTGCGCGGCGTGGTGAATATCGCCGGTGAAGTGTGGCAGGACGAGGCGAGATTTGTGCCGCCGCATTTGCGCGGCGTTGGTATGGTGTTTCAGCAGCCGAGTTTATTTGCGCATTTATCGGTCGAGCAAAACCTGCTGTTTGGCCTCAAACGCACGCCGGCCGAGCAACGGCGGATTGCGCCCGAGCAAGCGATTGAATTACTTGGCATTGCGCATTTATTGGCGCGTAAACCCGCGCTGTTATCGGGTGGCGAGCAACAGCGCGTTGCGATTGCGCGTGCTTTGCTGGCCTCGCCCAAATTACTGCTGCTCGACGAGCCACTGGCCGCGCTCGACGCGCCGCGTAAGGCCGAGCTGTTGCCCTATCTGGCCAAGCTTAATCGCGAACTCGATTTGCCCATGGTGTATGTCACGCATGCGATGGACGAAGTGAGCCAATTGGCCGATTTTCTCGTGCTGATGAATCAGGGTGGGGTGGGTATGCAGGGGGCGCTCTCATCTGTATTGTCTCACCCAGATATACCTAGTCAATTTTCCGATGAGTTATCGACGATTGTTGATACGCACGTAGTCGCGATCGACGAGCAATTTCATCTCAGTACGCTCGCCTTTGGTCGCGACGGCGCGTGCGCGCAATTACACGTGCCGACAAAAAACCACACTGTTGGTCAAGCGCAACGGCTGCGGGTATTTGCGCGCGATATTAGTTTGGCGCATAGCGAGCATCACGACAGCAGTATTGTGAATCGCCTGCCAGCGACGATACTCGCGCTAATCCCGACCACACATCCAGCACATCTCTTAGTGCAACTAGACGTGGCAGGCCTCACTTTTATTGCCCGGATTACTGCTTATTCACAAGCAAGCCTGCAACTTGCGGTTGGTCAGCCAGTGTGGGCGCAAATTAAAGCGGTGGCGCTGCTCTAG
- a CDS encoding diguanylate cyclase, which translates to MKVFPYRLHAWTYLAALLFLGFVTTSMVSYWVSHKEVQQSLVHEALPLTSDNIYNEIQKDMLRPVLLASHMAHDAFVRDWLLSGEQNRSEMIHYLTEAKENNGLFTSFLVSDQTHHYYHAGGMLKNVSASESRDRWYFRLRAMNEPFSIETEADIPDRERVTFFVNHRIVDEQNRFLGAIGLGIKLDTLTALLTRYEQRFGRRIYFVNTAGEVMLTAQDNPMHGSLQQASGVKTVAAQILAQQTNPSALSYRLDGQKIELHARFIPELGWYLLVEQNASEALRPFQQVLLLNLLICGAITLIIAVLARYRIQPTSSGQPQLAFVNPITSLPSRPALDVLLSQKLSELNRNPRPISGLLIDIDWFADLQQQCAQGKMAEVLQELADLLRAASRASDIVAHIGRSEFMMVLDDCELLHATELAERLRHTVEQHRFAVALPAALTISVAVAQWQRGDAIEIWLLRLDDLLEQAQSTGRNQVVSDDGADVILV; encoded by the coding sequence GTGAAAGTTTTTCCCTATCGTTTGCATGCATGGACCTACTTGGCTGCACTGCTATTTTTGGGGTTTGTAACCACCAGCATGGTGAGCTATTGGGTGTCGCATAAGGAAGTGCAGCAAAGCTTAGTGCACGAGGCTTTGCCGCTGACAAGTGACAATATTTACAACGAAATCCAGAAAGATATGTTGCGCCCAGTGTTACTGGCTTCACACATGGCGCACGATGCATTTGTTCGCGATTGGTTGCTCAGTGGCGAGCAAAATCGCAGTGAAATGATTCATTACCTCACCGAAGCGAAAGAAAATAACGGACTGTTTACCAGTTTCCTAGTGTCAGATCAGACGCACCATTATTATCACGCTGGTGGCATGTTAAAAAATGTCAGCGCCAGTGAGTCGCGTGATCGTTGGTATTTCCGTTTGCGGGCCATGAATGAGCCGTTTTCCATCGAAACAGAAGCTGATATTCCTGATCGTGAGCGCGTCACTTTCTTTGTTAATCACCGTATTGTAGATGAGCAAAATCGCTTTCTTGGCGCGATTGGGCTTGGTATCAAACTCGATACATTAACGGCACTCTTAACCCGTTACGAGCAGCGTTTTGGGCGGCGGATTTATTTTGTCAACACCGCTGGTGAGGTGATGCTCACTGCACAAGATAACCCCATGCATGGTTCCTTGCAGCAAGCCTCTGGGGTGAAAACGGTGGCTGCGCAAATATTGGCTCAACAAACTAACCCAAGTGCCTTGAGTTACCGACTTGATGGACAAAAAATAGAACTGCATGCGCGCTTTATTCCTGAATTAGGGTGGTATCTGCTGGTGGAGCAAAATGCCAGCGAAGCCTTGCGCCCATTTCAACAAGTTTTGCTGCTTAATTTGCTGATTTGCGGTGCTATTACGCTGATTATTGCGGTACTCGCACGCTACCGCATACAGCCCACCTCCAGTGGGCAGCCCCAATTGGCCTTTGTTAATCCGATTACTTCTCTTCCATCCCGTCCGGCCTTAGACGTGCTCTTAAGCCAAAAATTAAGCGAATTAAACCGCAACCCACGCCCCATTTCGGGTCTATTGATTGATATCGATTGGTTTGCTGATCTCCAGCAGCAATGTGCTCAAGGCAAAATGGCCGAGGTATTACAAGAGTTGGCCGACTTACTTCGCGCCGCTTCACGTGCCAGTGACATTGTTGCCCATATTGGACGCAGTGAATTTATGATGGTCTTGGATGATTGTGAATTACTGCATGCGACTGAATTAGCCGAGCGTTTGCGACACACCGTGGAACAACACCGTTTTGCCGTGGCTTTACCCGCGGCGCTAACGATTAGCGTTGCTGTCGCGCAATGGCAGCGGGGCGATGCGATTGAAATATGGTTACTGCGTTTGGATGATTTGCTCGAGCAAGCGCAGAGTACGGGCCGTAATCAAGTAGTTAGCGATGATGGCGCCGATGTCATCCTCGTTTGA
- a CDS encoding protein-S-isoprenylcysteine O-methyltransferase translates to MSIEMNLDIAQRLFIFAALALICIRLPVLLRQRRLQPIANQSDWPERIGHGMAVCGMLLTPLLASTDSLFAHFNWSFSPLMALMGAGVMLLSLWMLCCSQYDLAGHGTTTWQLHTGQRLVKSGIYQHIRHPMYAAFWLWGLAQAMMLQNWLTGFSGLATFAVLYSVRMPNEERMLLKHFGAEYLAYMHSTGRILPKWQWHEEKLPV, encoded by the coding sequence ATGAGTATTGAAATGAATCTAGACATCGCGCAGCGGCTGTTTATCTTCGCCGCATTGGCGCTGATCTGCATTCGCCTTCCTGTTCTTCTGCGCCAGCGGCGACTACAGCCCATCGCAAACCAATCTGATTGGCCCGAACGGATCGGTCATGGTATGGCGGTGTGCGGCATGCTACTTACACCGCTTCTAGCCAGTACGGACTCGCTCTTTGCGCACTTCAATTGGAGTTTTAGCCCGCTCATGGCCTTGATGGGCGCTGGTGTGATGCTGCTAAGCCTGTGGATGTTGTGCTGCAGCCAATATGATTTGGCCGGCCATGGCACCACAACGTGGCAATTACACACCGGGCAGCGTTTAGTTAAATCGGGCATCTATCAACATATTCGCCATCCAATGTATGCCGCCTTCTGGCTCTGGGGATTAGCCCAAGCCATGATGCTGCAAAACTGGTTGACCGGGTTCAGTGGGCTGGCTACTTTTGCCGTTCTTTATTCGGTACGCATGCCAAACGAAGAGCGCATGCTGTTAAAGCATTTTGGGGCGGAATACTTAGCTTATATGCACAGCACTGGGCGCATCTTGCCGAAATGGCAGTGGCATGAAGAAAAACTACCCGTGTAG
- a CDS encoding ecotin family protein, translated as MKNLPMWCVVAALTSGTVLASPDPMKAFPEAEPGYQRVVIQLPQVKDPDLRRVQLIPGKVIEADCNTRGLRATIEEKTAAGWGYNYWVVGPVTTGPTTMMACPEGSAKKKFVPVYSETLLRYNPKLPLVVYVPNDIELRYKIWSAPTKAKVAK; from the coding sequence ATGAAAAATTTGCCAATGTGGTGTGTTGTGGCTGCGCTGACTTCTGGTACGGTATTGGCTAGCCCTGATCCAATGAAGGCTTTTCCTGAAGCGGAACCAGGTTATCAACGAGTGGTGATTCAGTTGCCCCAAGTGAAGGATCCGGATTTGCGCCGCGTGCAGCTTATCCCAGGTAAAGTCATTGAGGCTGACTGCAATACGCGTGGCTTGCGAGCCACCATTGAGGAAAAAACCGCTGCAGGTTGGGGTTATAACTACTGGGTTGTAGGGCCGGTCACGACGGGGCCTACGACGATGATGGCCTGCCCTGAAGGTAGCGCGAAGAAGAAATTTGTCCCTGTCTATTCAGAAACCTTGCTGCGCTATAACCCCAAATTACCGTTGGTGGTGTACGTACCGAATGATATCGAGCTGCGCTACAAAATTTGGAGCGCACCAACGAAGGCAAAAGTGGCCAAATAG
- a CDS encoding transporter substrate-binding domain-containing protein: MLICYAGIEPAFFCSTLDQYWFAGEGLMLRWLLMLFTCATVHAQQLVVMYGDEAYPPYSYVENGQFKGIYVDFLRHVSELMPDYRLELRPKPWKRALVMVKSGEALAIFPPYQFSERGFMVPYSVPLHTERVVIMCERRVMKKPRPNFPQDFADVVIGINRGFLLSDAFWHAVQDGKIKIDEAANSEVNLRKLAAGRIDCYANDQFAVQFVLRKLQLEPKAEMSLKNLDLLEAYELQQRTAHIGFSAYDNPSYKADFINQLNAAIVLGLRQQLMQQAIDAYLPSQ; the protein is encoded by the coding sequence GTGCTGATTTGTTACGCAGGTATCGAACCTGCGTTTTTCTGCTCTACACTGGATCAATACTGGTTTGCGGGTGAGGGGCTTATGTTGCGCTGGCTATTGATGCTATTTACTTGCGCAACGGTGCATGCGCAGCAGTTAGTGGTGATGTACGGCGATGAAGCTTATCCGCCGTATTCCTATGTGGAAAATGGGCAATTCAAAGGGATTTATGTCGATTTTTTGCGCCATGTGAGTGAATTGATGCCGGATTACCGCTTGGAGTTACGACCCAAGCCGTGGAAACGAGCGCTAGTAATGGTGAAAAGTGGTGAGGCCCTAGCGATTTTTCCGCCTTATCAATTTAGCGAGCGGGGTTTCATGGTGCCTTACTCGGTGCCGCTGCACACGGAGCGTGTTGTGATTATGTGCGAGCGACGCGTAATGAAAAAACCTCGGCCAAATTTTCCGCAGGATTTTGCCGATGTGGTCATCGGCATTAATCGCGGATTTTTATTAAGCGATGCGTTTTGGCATGCGGTGCAAGATGGGAAAATTAAAATTGATGAAGCGGCCAATAGTGAAGTGAATTTACGTAAATTGGCGGCGGGCCGCATCGATTGTTATGCCAACGATCAATTTGCGGTGCAATTTGTCTTGCGCAAACTACAACTGGAACCCAAGGCTGAGATGTCGCTTAAAAATCTCGACCTGCTCGAAGCGTATGAATTGCAGCAGCGTACCGCGCATATTGGTTTTAGCGCCTACGATAATCCAAGTTACAAGGCCGATTTTATCAATCAACTGAATGCGGCGATTGTATTAGGGCTGCGTCAGCAGTTGATGCAGCAGGCCATCGACGCTTATCTTCCTTCCCAATAA